The proteins below are encoded in one region of Parvicella tangerina:
- a CDS encoding YceI family protein: MKKFFYTVFAFAALTMVSCESQQEGEAEGVESENEAPASISGTYNTVDGSAITWKAKHYKDDEYVHVGTVPTAGNLVVDNNKIVGGEFNIDILNLDEEGDSEYNQMLEGHLQDSTFFNTAIYPTAKFTITGSEGNKVMGTLELIGIKTDVTLEGIAAFSEDEVTFEGSTTLDMLTFNMPFLIESEKATGDDKGQSPDPIIVVEVDMTFTK; the protein is encoded by the coding sequence ATGAAGAAATTTTTTTATACCGTATTCGCTTTTGCAGCTCTTACCATGGTGAGTTGCGAAAGCCAACAAGAAGGAGAAGCTGAGGGAGTAGAAAGTGAAAACGAAGCTCCTGCGTCTATTTCAGGCACTTACAATACCGTTGATGGTTCTGCAATTACCTGGAAAGCTAAGCATTACAAGGATGACGAATATGTTCACGTTGGAACTGTTCCAACTGCAGGAAATTTAGTTGTAGACAATAACAAAATTGTAGGAGGTGAATTCAATATTGATATCCTCAATCTAGATGAAGAAGGAGACTCAGAGTACAACCAAATGCTTGAAGGTCATCTGCAAGACTCAACCTTTTTCAATACTGCTATCTATCCAACAGCGAAATTCACCATTACTGGTTCTGAAGGGAACAAAGTTATGGGTACTCTTGAGTTGATTGGTATTAAGACTGACGTGACGCTGGAAGGAATTGCTGCTTTCTCTGAGGACGAAGTAACTTTTGAAGGATCAACCACATTAGACATGTTGACATTCAATATGCCCTTCCTAATTGAATCAGAAAAAGCGACAGGAGATGACAAAGGTCAATCACCTGATCCAATTATCGTAGTTGAAGTAGATATGACTTTTACAAAGTAA